CCGGCATTGCGGCGTCGGGGCGGTGGAGGTGCGGTGGTCGGCGGAACGCCTTCGGGGCGCACGACGGGCTCGTCACCGCGCTGCGGCCCGCGCCCGCCGCGCGTGGCTGATCTCAGGCGTCGGCCTGCCGGCAGCGGCGGCAACCCTCGCTCGCTCCTTCGCACGCTTGTCCAACTGGCCGCCGACCATCGCGGTGACGAAGAACCCGGCGGACGCGATCGTCCCAGGATCCGCGTTCGCTGAGACCACAGCTTGTATGGCTTGCCCCAGACGAGCGCGATGCCGAGGGGCGCGAAGAGCACCAGGGCCGGATAAGCGACGACCATGCGCTTGTGCCAGGGCACCCCACCTTGTTGAGGCCGCAGCAGACGGCCAGCAGCGCCACACCGGCGCGGCAACCGCGGCAGCGACTGCTGCCCCCGTCGACGGCGCGGGCGCAGCCCGGGAAAGGTGCAGGTGGTGAAGCAGTCGCGGAGGCGGGCCCGTGTCTCAGGACCGTGTTCGCTCCACTCCGGGGCACTTGCGAGCCTAGAGAGACGACGCCCCGCAGTGCTCGCAGCGGCTTCGGGGCGGCGCTGGCGGGGCCTGCAGCACAAGCGGAGGCACGGCGACCGCGGCGGCCTGCGCCTGCGGTGCGACCAGGACGGCAATCTGGACACGAAGGCCTGGTGCTCGGCCATCGTGTGGAAGCACTTCGAGCACTGCTTCAAGAACGGCGCGGCCACGGCTGGCGGCAGCATCGACAGCGTCGAGGGGCCACCCGCCGTGGCCTTGTGGATCGCCCCGAGGAGCCCCTGCGTACAGAGTTCGCAGTCGTTGCACTTGGCCATGTCTTGCCCCTGCGTGATGCAGGCCGGCTTCGAACACGCCGGCCGTCCTGGCGCATTATGTACCAGCGATGACTTCGTGGTGGTAGCCGCGCCCGTGCCCGACGTTCGGCCGCCATGCGGTCACGTGCGATCGATCCGGATGAGGCGGTCCGCGCCTTCGGCCGGCGCGTCGCCGAGGTTCGCCACGATCGCGGCTGGACGCCGGAGCAGCTGGCGGAGCGCGCCGAGGTGAGCGTGCGCTACGTGCAGCACATCGAGCAGGGCACGCAGAACCTCAGCATCCGGTCGGCGGTGA
This is a stretch of genomic DNA from Myxococcales bacterium. It encodes these proteins:
- a CDS encoding helix-turn-helix transcriptional regulator — translated: MRSRAIDPDEAVRAFGRRVAEVRHDRGWTPEQLAERAEVSVRYVQHIEQGTQNLSIRSAVKLAGVLRCRSGCSSKRPGGRKQPSKRGRPRAQQLRRRLRRRLGAGPRLPHRTRGK